The sequence CGGGACACCGGCGGGCGAACGGCCGGGAACAGCCGCGGGAACGCCCGTGCGGACGCGGACGGGGCCGCCCGGGGAGAGCTGTTCCCCGGACGGCCCCGTGCACGGCGTGCCGGCCGCTCAGCCGACCGTGGAGCCGGCGTCCGCCCGCTCCCCGGCCCGCTCCAGCTTGGAGTGCTTGATGCTGTAGCCGAAGTACACGGCCACCGCGACCACCAGGGCGACGCCGCCCGCCGCGAAGGTGTCCGCGTGCAGACCGGTGATCAGGTAGACGCAGAAGCCGACGCTGGCCAGCGGGACGACCGGGTAGCCCGGGACCCGGAAGCCGCGCGGCAGGTCGGGCTGGGTGCGGCGCAGCACGATCACGCCGATCGAGACCACCGAGAAGGCGATCAGGGTGCCCAGGCTGGTGATGTCGGCCAGCCGCGCCAGCGGGACGAAGGCGGCGAGCACGCCGACGCCCAGGCCGACCACGATGGTGTTCCAGACCGGGGTGCCGGTGCGCGGCGAGAGCTCGGCGAAGCGCTTGGGCAGCATGCCGTCGCGGCCCATCGAGTACAGGATCCGGGTCTGGCCGTAGATGACCACCAGGGTGATCGAGAAGATCGAGACGATGGCGCCGATCGCGAACAGGATCGCGGGCCAGCTCTGGCCGGTGATGTCCTGGAGGATCTGGGCGAGGCCGGCCTCCTGGCCGTCGAACTTCTGCCAGGGCTGGGCGCCGATGCCGGCCAGGGCCACCAGGATGTAGAGCACGGTGACCACCACCAGCGAGATGATGATCGCCATCGGCAGGGTGCGCCGGGGGTTCTTGACCTCCTCACCGGCGGTGGACACGGCGTCCAGGCCGATGAAGGAGAAGAAGATGCTGGAGGCCGCGACCTGGACGCCGCCGATGCCCAGCGGCATGAACGGGGTCAGGTTGCCGGAGTGGAAGCCGGTCAGGGCGACCCCGATGAACAGCAGCAGGATCAGGATCTTGACGGCCACCATGGCCGTGTTGACCTTGACCGACTCGCTGACGCCGCGGATCAGCAGGAAGCAGACCATCGCGACCAGCAGCAGCGCCGGCAGGTTGAACCAGTGGGTGTCGTCGGGCGCGCCGGCGATCGCCTCGGGGATCTTGAAGCCGAACGCCAGGTCGAAGAACTTGTTCAGGTACTCGGCCCAGCTGACCGCGATCGCGGAGGCCGAGACGCCGTACTCCATCAGCAGGCAGATGCCGACGCCGAAGGCCACGCCCTCGCCGAGGGTGGCGTAGGCGTAGGAGTAGGAGGACCCGCTGACCGGGATCGCGGAGGCCATCTCGGCGTAGCAGAGCGCGGTGAGGCCGGCGGTGACGGCCGCGATCACGAACGAGAGGATGACGGCTGGGCCGGCCGACGGCACGGCGCTGTTCAGCACGAAGAAGATGCCGGTGCCGATGGTGGCGCCGATGCCGATCGCGGACAGCTGCCAGAGGCCGATCGAGCGACGCAGGTGGATGCCGGAACGGCCGCCCTCCTCGGGCGCCCCGGCGGGCGGGCCCTCACGGCCTTCGCTCTCGGCGATCAGGGTGGAGACGGGCTTGCGCCTGAGGAGGCGTGCGCCGAGCGTGTTCGGGGCCAAAACGGGGGTGTCCTTCTAGGCGGGGGAGGGTGTCCTAGTGGCCGGCCGCTCGACGCACCGAAGGGTGCCATCGGGGACCAACCGAACAAAGATGGGACAGTACCGCGCGAAAGCACCAGTGTCGCAAACGAACAGTCACGGCGCGCGCATTGTACGAACCGTCGCATCGGCATGTACAAACCGGACACTTCGCAGACGGCGGATCTCTCGACGAGGCGATAAAGCAGCAGGTCACCGCCATCGGTAAGGGACTCATCGGGCCAGCGCCGCCTGCATCACGGCGCGTGCGACCGGGGCCGCCAGCCCCCCGCCCGTCACCTCGGTCGCGTCGCTGTCCGCGACCACCACGGCGACCGCCACCGGCGGCACCCCGGCCGAGCCGGCCGGCGCCGCCCAGGCGATGAACCAGGCGTACGGCGTCCCGGTGTTGTCCACCCCGTGCTGGGCGGTGCCGGTCTTCCCGCCGACCACCGCGCCGTCGATCCGGGCGGCCCGTCCGGTGCCGTTCTCCACCGCGTCGACCATCATCCGGCGCACCTGCCCGGCGGTGCCGGCGCCGACCGCCTGCCGGTACACGGACGGCCGCACCGACCGCACCACCGTGCCGTCGGCGGCGGTCAGACTGTCCACAAGCTGTGGACGCATCACGGTGCCGTTGTTGGCGATGCCCGCCGCGACCATCGCCATCACCAGCGGGGTGGCGGCGGTGTCGAACTGGCCGATCGAGGAGAGCGCCAGCTGCGAGTCGTCCATCCGGGTGTCGAAGTTCGACCGGGCCGCCCGCACCGGGACGTCGAGCCGGGCGTCGTTGAAGCCGAAGGCCTCGGCCGCGGCCGACATCCGCCGCAGGCCCACCTCGACCCCGAGGTGGCCGAGCACGCTGTTGCAGCTGAGCACCATCGCGGTGGCCAGCGACTGTCCCGGTTCGTCGCAGGCCGCCGAGTCGTTCACCAGCGGTACCGAGGTGCCCGGCAGCAGGTAGGGGTGCGGGGTGTCGGTCGGCGCGTCGGCATCGGTGACCACCCCGCTCTCCAGCGCCGCCGCCGCGGTCACCACCTTGAAGGTCGAGCCGGGCGGGTAGGTCTGCCGCAGCGCCCGGTTGAGCATCGGCTGGTCGGGGTCGCTCCGGAGCCGGCTCCAGGCCTCCCGGTCCTCGGCCGAGGTGCCGCCGAAGCTCCCCGGGTCGTAGGACGGGGTGGAGGCCAGCGCCAGGATCCGCCCGGTGGCCGGCTCGACCGCCGCGACCGCGCCCTTCTGCCGGCCGAGCCCGCGCACCGCCGCCTCCTGGACGGCCCGGTCGACCGTGGTGCGGACGTCCCCGCCGGGGTTCTGCCGCCGGGCCACCGCGTCCCACACCGCCCAGCTCGCCAGCCCCGGGTCGGTGCCCGAGAGCAGCGCGTCCTCGGTGCCCTCCAGCTGGCTGTTGCCGTAGGTCTGCGAGGAGTAGCCGGTGACCGCCGCGTACAGCGGCCCGTCGGTGTAGGTGCGCCTGTAGTCGTACCGGCCGCCGGTCGGCTCGGAGCCGGTGACGCTGTCGGCCCCGACCCGGATGTCGCCGCGCGGCTGGGAGTACCGCTCGAGGACGAGTCGCTGGTTGGCGCTGTTGTGGTTCAGCTCGTCGGCGCGGAACACCTGCACCCGGGTGGCCTGGACGCACAGCGCGACGATCAGCAGCAGACAGAAGGTGCCGGCCCGGCGCCCGGTCACCGAGATCCCCGGCAGCCCCTGCGGCCCGCCGCCCGGCCGTCGGGCACCGCCCCCGCCACCGGCCCCGCGGCGCCCGCTCCCGGTCCCGTCCCCGAGCCCGCTCACCGCCCCTCCCCCGGGGCGGGCCGTCGGGCGATGTCGCTCATCCGTACCAGCAGCGCGACGATCACCCAGTTGGTGACCACGGAGGACCCGCCCTGGGCGACGAACGGCAGCGTCATCCCGGTCAGCGGGATCAGCGCCAGCACCCCGCCCGCCACCACGAAGACCTGCAGCCCGACCAGCGCCGCCAGCCCGATCGCCAGCAGCCGCCCGAACGGGTCGCGCAGCGCGATCCCGGTCCGGAACCCGCGCGACACCAGCAGCGCGTACAGCAGGAACACCGCCACCAGCCCGGTCAGCCCCAGCTCCTCCCCGATGGTGGCCAGGACGAAGTCGGACTTCGCGGCGAAGCCGATCAGCACCGAGTGCCCGGCCCCCAGCCCGGCGCCCAGCTCGCCGCCCCAGGCGAAGGCGAACAGGGACTGGGCGATCTGGTTGGCCCCGTGCCCGGCCGCGATCGAGCCGAGCGGGTCCAGCCAGTCCGCGACCCGGCTGTGCACGTGCGGCGAGAGCAGGCCGACCCCGACCGCCGCGATCGCCGCCAGGAACAGCCCGATGGCGATCCAGCCGGTCCGTGCGGTGGCCACGTAGAGCATCACCACGAACAGGCCGAAGAACAGCAGCGAGGTGCCGAGGTCGGTCTCCAGCACCAGCACCCCGACGAAGACCGCCCAGATCGCCAGCACCGGTGCGAGCACCCGTCCGGGCGGCAGCCGCAGCCGCCGCACCCGCCGCCCGGTGAGCGCCAGCGCGTCCCGGTGCACCGCCAGGTAGGCGGCGAAGAAGACCGCCAGCAGGACCTTGGCGAACTCGCCCGGCTGGAAGGAGAACGGCCCGAAGGTGATCCAGATCCGCGATCCGTAGACCGGCGGGAAGAAGACCGGCAGCACCAGCAGGACCAGCGCCACCAGCGCCCCGATGTACGCGTACCGCTGGAGCCGTCGGTGGTCCCGCACCAGGAACAGCACCAGGACGAACAGCCCCACCCCGAGGCCGGACCAGAGCAGCTGGGTGGGCGCCGCGTTGCCCGGGGTGGCCCGGTCCAGCCGGTGGATGACGACCAGTCCGACACCGTTGAGCAGCACCGCGATCGGCAGCGGCAGCGGGTCCGCGTACGGCGCCCGCAGGCGGACCGCGCCGTGCGCCAGCAGCGCGAGCACCCCCAGCGCGCCCCCGTACTCAGCGGCGTCGGCCGGCACCGCGCCGTCGAGGTTGAGGCCCACCTGGACGTAGCCGAGCACGGCCGTCAGCACCGCCGCGAGGACCAGCGCGAGCTCGGTGTTGCGCCGGGTCGGCACGGTACGGCGCGGCCGGCCTGCGGTTCTCGTCACGGCGGAGGGTGTCGCCACGGACCGTCCTGGGAGTCGGGGCTGCGGGCGCCGCCGGAACGGCCACCGGGGAGGACGGGCGGCACCCCCATCACCTTCGCCACCCTAACGAGGACTGTGCGGGTATTCCGCCCGGTTCACCCGGTGTGTCCGGCCCTGTCGCGCGTTGGCCACGGCGAACTGATGGTCCCTAGGATCGACGGGTGATTACCGGACGACGACCGAAGGCCAGGCTCGGCAGCCTGCTGGCCGCCCTGGCGATAACGGGCGGGGCGCTGCTCAGCGGCCTGCCCGCCCATGCCGACGAACCATCAGCCGGCCAAGCCGGCAAGGAGGCCCCACGGGTCGATCTCGTACTGGACGTCAGCGGCTCCATGCGCGAGGCGGACATCCAGGGCAAGACCCGCATCTCGGTGGCCCAGCAGTCCCTGAGCGACGTCATCGACGCCCTGCCCGCGGAGACCGAGTTCGGCATCCGCACCCTGGGCGCCAACTACCCCGGCACCGACAAGGCCCAGGGCTGCCTGGACAGCAAGCAGCTCTTCCCGGTCGGGAAGACCGACAAGACCGAGGCCAAGACCGCCGTCGCGACCCTGCGGCCCACCGGCTTCACCCCGATCGGCCTGGCCCTGCGCGGCGCCGCCCAGGACCTCGGCAAGGGCGAGACCACCCGCCGGGTGGTGCTGATCACCGACGGCGAGGACACCTGCACCCCGCCCGACCCCTGCGACGTCGCCCGCGAACTCGCCTCCCAGGGCATCCACCTGGTGGTCGACACCCTGGGCCTGGCCCACGACGACAAGACCCGCCAGCAGCTGCTCTGCATCGCCAACGCCACCGGCGGCACCTACACCGACGTGCGCACCCAGGAGCAGCTCACCGAGAAGGTGAAGCAGCTGGTCGACCGCTCCAACGACACCTACACGGTCACCCCGGTCAAGACCGCCGGCACCGACAAGTGCGAGTCCGCGCCGGTCCTCACCCCGGGCGTCTACAGCGACCGCGAGAAGTTCTCCGAGCACCGCGTCTACCGCGTCCCGGTCAAGGCCGGCCAGGAGCTGCGCGCCTCGGTCAGCGTCGCCCTGGACCGCCCGGTGGCCCGCGACTACGGAGTCCTGCTCCAGGCCACCAGCACCACCGGCCAGGAGCTGGTCCGCGGCACCGACGCGGGCAGCAGCCGCACCGACGTGGTCTCCACCGGCCTGCGCTGGTCGGCCGACGCCTCCAAGGGCTACGCCACCGCCTCCGCCACCGCCTCCGCCTCGCCGAGCGGCAAGCCGGAGACCAATGTCTGCCTGGTCGTCTCCAACTCGCTGGCCCCGCAGGCCGGCGCCGCGGCCGACCCCGGCCTGCCGCTGGAGCTGACGGTCGACCTGACCGCCGCCTCCCCCGCCCCGGACGGTCCGGCGATGGGCCTGGGCCGCGGCTGGATCCTGCTGCTGGTGCTCACCCTGGCCGGCCTGCTGACCGGCCTGCTGTTCGGCTGGATCGCGCGCTGGCGGATCGCTGTCTGGCAGGAGAACTGACCATGCGTACGACCTTCCTCCGCACCGCCGCGGCCGCCCTGACCGCGCTCCCGGCGCTGCTGCTCGCGGCCCCGGCCGCCACGGCCGCCTCGCCCTCGCCGAGCGCGAGCGGCACCCCGGCCCCGGCCAACAAGGCCGGCACCTCCTTCCTGACCGCCGTCAATCTGGCACCCGGTCAGGACGCCAAGGTGGACATCTCCACCGGCGACTACCTGTACTGGGCCTTCGGCGCCGCCGAGGGCCGGACCGCGAAGGTGGACCTCACGGTCGCCCTGGCCCCGTCCGCCGACCGGCACGGGCCGCAGACCTGGAACGTCGAGGTGTTCGACGGGCTGCGCCGCCGCCAGTCCTGCACCGACGGCACCCAGAACGCGACCGCCGAGCAGGCCGCCGGCTCGCTGGCGCTCAGCTGCACCCTGCGCGAGGTCCGCTCCTGGGCCGAGCCGTGGTCCGGCGATCCGCTGCCCGGCACCTACTACGTCCGGCTCTCGGTCGCCGACGCCCCGCAGCCCGACCTCGGCCTGGCCGCGTCCGTGCAGCTGCGGGTGACGGCCAAGGGCGACGAGGACAACGCCCAGCCGGAGGGCGGCGAGCTGAAGGCCCCGCTGGTCCCGCCGGCCGGCGGCGGTGCCGCGACGGCCAAGGCGGCGGCCCCCGAGGAGCCCGAGGAGCACTGGTACACCGGCTGGTTCTCCGGCTGGAACAGCCGCTGGTTCTGGACCCTGGCGGGCGGCGTGCTGGCCGCCCTGGCAGGCGTCGCCGGCTACACCCTGACCCGCCACCCGCGCGGCCGCCGGCCGGCCCGCTACGGCTCGGTGCCGCCGCAGTCCGGCGCCCCGCAGCCGGGCCCGTACGCGGGCTCAGGCCAGTCCTGACCCGCTCCTGACCCACCCGGACCCCGAGGGCCGGACCGGAGACCTCTCCGGTCCGGCCCTCACCGCTTCCCGGCCGCCCCGGTCCTGCACTGCGTCGGTCCGGCCCCGCGCCGCTCCGCACGTGATCCGTCTCACAGCCCGCCGGAAGCCCGCCCCGTCGGCCCGGCTGACCCCCCGTCGGCCGGTCCGCCCCCACAACGCAGAAGTCCCGCCCGATCTTCCGATCGGGCGGGACTTCCGTTGGGTGGAGCTGAGGGGATTCGAACCCCTGACCCCCTCGATGCGAACGAGGTGCGCTACCGGACTGCGCCACAGCCCCAACAAGAAGAAACTTTAGCACCTCTCCGAGGTGGTCCGTGACCACCCTCCTGGTGACGCCCCCGCGGCGGGACGGGAGCGGGGGCGGAACGGGCGGCGGAACGCGAAGAGGCCC comes from Streptomyces sp. TLI_053 and encodes:
- a CDS encoding amino acid permease, which gives rise to MAPNTLGARLLRRKPVSTLIAESEGREGPPAGAPEEGGRSGIHLRRSIGLWQLSAIGIGATIGTGIFFVLNSAVPSAGPAVILSFVIAAVTAGLTALCYAEMASAIPVSGSSYSYAYATLGEGVAFGVGICLLMEYGVSASAIAVSWAEYLNKFFDLAFGFKIPEAIAGAPDDTHWFNLPALLLVAMVCFLLIRGVSESVKVNTAMVAVKILILLLFIGVALTGFHSGNLTPFMPLGIGGVQVAASSIFFSFIGLDAVSTAGEEVKNPRRTLPMAIIISLVVVTVLYILVALAGIGAQPWQKFDGQEAGLAQILQDITGQSWPAILFAIGAIVSIFSITLVVIYGQTRILYSMGRDGMLPKRFAELSPRTGTPVWNTIVVGLGVGVLAAFVPLARLADITSLGTLIAFSVVSIGVIVLRRTQPDLPRGFRVPGYPVVPLASVGFCVYLITGLHADTFAAGGVALVVAVAVYFGYSIKHSKLERAGERADAGSTVG
- a CDS encoding FtsW/RodA/SpoVE family cell cycle protein, which encodes MTRTAGRPRRTVPTRRNTELALVLAAVLTAVLGYVQVGLNLDGAVPADAAEYGGALGVLALLAHGAVRLRAPYADPLPLPIAVLLNGVGLVVIHRLDRATPGNAAPTQLLWSGLGVGLFVLVLFLVRDHRRLQRYAYIGALVALVLLVLPVFFPPVYGSRIWITFGPFSFQPGEFAKVLLAVFFAAYLAVHRDALALTGRRVRRLRLPPGRVLAPVLAIWAVFVGVLVLETDLGTSLLFFGLFVVMLYVATARTGWIAIGLFLAAIAAVGVGLLSPHVHSRVADWLDPLGSIAAGHGANQIAQSLFAFAWGGELGAGLGAGHSVLIGFAAKSDFVLATIGEELGLTGLVAVFLLYALLVSRGFRTGIALRDPFGRLLAIGLAALVGLQVFVVAGGVLALIPLTGMTLPFVAQGGSSVVTNWVIVALLVRMSDIARRPAPGEGR
- a CDS encoding VWA domain-containing protein, which translates into the protein MITGRRPKARLGSLLAALAITGGALLSGLPAHADEPSAGQAGKEAPRVDLVLDVSGSMREADIQGKTRISVAQQSLSDVIDALPAETEFGIRTLGANYPGTDKAQGCLDSKQLFPVGKTDKTEAKTAVATLRPTGFTPIGLALRGAAQDLGKGETTRRVVLITDGEDTCTPPDPCDVARELASQGIHLVVDTLGLAHDDKTRQQLLCIANATGGTYTDVRTQEQLTEKVKQLVDRSNDTYTVTPVKTAGTDKCESAPVLTPGVYSDREKFSEHRVYRVPVKAGQELRASVSVALDRPVARDYGVLLQATSTTGQELVRGTDAGSSRTDVVSTGLRWSADASKGYATASATASASPSGKPETNVCLVVSNSLAPQAGAAADPGLPLELTVDLTAASPAPDGPAMGLGRGWILLLVLTLAGLLTGLLFGWIARWRIAVWQEN
- a CDS encoding peptidase, with the translated sequence MRTTFLRTAAAALTALPALLLAAPAATAASPSPSASGTPAPANKAGTSFLTAVNLAPGQDAKVDISTGDYLYWAFGAAEGRTAKVDLTVALAPSADRHGPQTWNVEVFDGLRRRQSCTDGTQNATAEQAAGSLALSCTLREVRSWAEPWSGDPLPGTYYVRLSVADAPQPDLGLAASVQLRVTAKGDEDNAQPEGGELKAPLVPPAGGGAATAKAAAPEEPEEHWYTGWFSGWNSRWFWTLAGGVLAALAGVAGYTLTRHPRGRRPARYGSVPPQSGAPQPGPYAGSGQS
- a CDS encoding penicillin-binding transpeptidase domain-containing protein, coding for MSVTGRRAGTFCLLLIVALCVQATRVQVFRADELNHNSANQRLVLERYSQPRGDIRVGADSVTGSEPTGGRYDYRRTYTDGPLYAAVTGYSSQTYGNSQLEGTEDALLSGTDPGLASWAVWDAVARRQNPGGDVRTTVDRAVQEAAVRGLGRQKGAVAAVEPATGRILALASTPSYDPGSFGGTSAEDREAWSRLRSDPDQPMLNRALRQTYPPGSTFKVVTAAAALESGVVTDADAPTDTPHPYLLPGTSVPLVNDSAACDEPGQSLATAMVLSCNSVLGHLGVEVGLRRMSAAAEAFGFNDARLDVPVRAARSNFDTRMDDSQLALSSIGQFDTAATPLVMAMVAAGIANNGTVMRPQLVDSLTAADGTVVRSVRPSVYRQAVGAGTAGQVRRMMVDAVENGTGRAARIDGAVVGGKTGTAQHGVDNTGTPYAWFIAWAAPAGSAGVPPVAVAVVVADSDATEVTGGGLAAPVARAVMQAALAR